AACTGGCTGAAGATGGGCTGGCAATAATCATTGCTACGCATGACCCGGATTTGGCTTCCAGAGCCGACCGGATGATAAGATTAAAAGATGGTATGGTGGTCAATTGACCTTTACAAAAATTCAAATATTATAGATAGCTCTTGGAGTATAAAACTTTAACTTTATTTCAATGTAAACCTAAAGGTTTACACTCCAAGAGAATGATCTGAGGAGGTGAAAGAAAATGAAAAAGATCTGGCTGACAATTGCAGGGGTTCTGATAGTCTTGATTCTTCTATTGGGATTTTCAACTGGCTGGTTTGGAGGTAAAGGTGAAAAAGGTCCCAAGATGGCTGTTTGCCCGGTTTGCAAGATGAAAGTCCTGGTCACTGAAACCACTCCAACTTACGTATACAAAGGCAAGACCTATTATTTTATGAACGAAGAGCATAAGAATATCTTTGTTGAGGATCCGGAGAGGTTTCTCAAATTAAATTAATCGTGAAAACAAATCATTCAACATGTGAGGAGGTAGAAGTGAAACGTTCAAGCCTAATCATAATAGCTGTGTTAAGCTTATTTTTCTGGTATCTGGCATCTGCCAGCATACTGGTATACGGTGCGGAGGAAAAAGCGCAGGTCACTGAGCATAAGATCATAAAGGAAGAGATTGGTAAGGATTTTACCTGCGTGATGTGTGGTATGGAGATGAAAGTCGCCAAGAATACGCCCGCAGTTGATTATAAAGGGAAAACCTATTATTTCTGCGGTGCTGGAGAGAAGAAGGCTTTTTCTAAAACCCCGGAAAAGTACGCAACTCAGGAAAGTACGGATAGTCTGACAACAGCGACAGGCTACACTGAGCATAAGATAACGGACGAGGAATTAGGCAAAGAGGCGATCTGTCCCGTCACAAAAAAGAGTTTCAAGATTTCAAAAGAGACTCCTGCCATAGATTTTCAGGGGGAAACCTATTATTTCTGCTGTCCGGGGTGTAGTAACAAATTCATGGCTTCACAGTCCGCACCTGATTCTCTTAAAGTAGAGCCGGATTCCCTTCATCATAATCAGAGCACTGGAGGGAGTCATAAACATAAAGGATGCTGTTGAAAAAAGGATATTTTGTCCTGGTTCAAGCAGTCTCTA
The genomic region above belongs to Candidatus Zixiibacteriota bacterium and contains:
- a CDS encoding YHS domain-containing protein, with the translated sequence MKKIWLTIAGVLIVLILLLGFSTGWFGGKGEKGPKMAVCPVCKMKVLVTETTPTYVYKGKTYYFMNEEHKNIFVEDPERFLKLN
- a CDS encoding YHS domain-containing protein, which gives rise to MKRSSLIIIAVLSLFFWYLASASILVYGAEEKAQVTEHKIIKEEIGKDFTCVMCGMEMKVAKNTPAVDYKGKTYYFCGAGEKKAFSKTPEKYATQESTDSLTTATGYTEHKITDEELGKEAICPVTKKSFKISKETPAIDFQGETYYFCCPGCSNKFMASQSAPDSLKVEPDSLHHNQSTGGSHKHKGCC